One Nicotiana tomentosiformis chromosome 4, ASM39032v3, whole genome shotgun sequence genomic window carries:
- the LOC138910267 gene encoding uncharacterized protein, which produces MQLEREAIQWHLSFMRYMQYLQPTTWTEYVMDLVERFGVNFDDPMEEIKKVRQTESVREYQATFDRHLTRVSLSQENAISCFLRGLKHDLNFAVKITNPTTLSQVEEITEEKEGFGESEGAELELNQPMEQMEISIHALNGSLGYRTLKVTGYHSKKLLHILVDTCSSHNFIDPELVQKVGMPYQGDYASISSCIQMAT; this is translated from the exons ATGCAGTTGGAAAGGGAAGCCATCCAATGGCATTTGTCGTTTATGAGATACATGCAGTACCTACAACCAACTACATGGACTGAGTATGTCATGGATTTGGTTGAAAGGTTTGGGGTCAATTTTGATGATCCCatggaagaaataaagaaagttAGACAGACTGAGAGTGTGAGGGAGTATCAAGCCACTTTTGATAGGCATTTGACAAGAGTGAGTTTATCTCAAGAGAATGCAATTAGTTGTTTCCTTAGGGGATTGAAGCATGATCTCAATTTTGCAGTAAAAATTACAAACCCAACTACCCTATCTCAA GTGGAGGAAATCACTGAGGAAAAGGAAGGTTTTGGTGAGTCAGAAGGAGCAGAATTGGAGTTAAATCAACCTATGGAACAAATGGAGATTTCAATTCATGCCTTGAATGGATCTCTGGGATACAGAACCTTAAAGGTAACTGGCTATCATTCAAAGAAACTACTACACATATTAGTTGATACATGTAGTTCCCACAATTTCATAGACCCTGAATTGGTACAAAAAGTTGGGATGCCCTATCAAGGAGACTATGCTTCAATTAGTAGCTGTATCCAAATGGCAACATGA